From a region of the Chitinophaga caseinilytica genome:
- a CDS encoding GDSL-type esterase/lipase family protein — translation MKKLLFLFAALAFGPSVSAQKTIGISCIGDSIMFGNGLPSRERNNFPAQLQNMLGKGYVVTMDDDPGKLAAQLQNMLGKGYVVKVDKNSRVPDIAVICFADEKRIDSAVLASKAKRIIIALPPVLPGSDLEDRERRMSAIRARAAERMCEIVDLAPVVSAKSENFQDPAHLSSLGATEIARRLYEAVQFRAAAPFDIVRRLGAQAGVSFFGFRTFDVSGDNNHITVISPHQPAKGLPWAQVSGEKSDSITLLGLLERGVHVVISANTTPESQLQKAGLATRPAIASNNSWTYDGQPLVQFNERPLPAILRALGLQPNFAAIAAPGSEYRSGAGWYPGKDWWAQHANIDSLLRAPGQLDIVFLGNSITQGTGGHRTTTTYKPGFPAFDSAFGMYRWESAGISGDRTQNVLWRLQNGAYREAAPRLIVLTIGVNNFPDNDPEEVAAGIKEIVNWIGKNMPKTKLLLLGPLPAGNRPGEMRRVKFEKTQTIIQGLAVRGRYLPLAGAFILPDGSLDPKLYSGDGIHLQTAGYQAWAKALKPVVDEMLR, via the coding sequence ATGAAAAAACTGCTTTTCCTGTTCGCGGCCCTCGCTTTCGGCCCATCCGTTTCGGCACAGAAAACCATCGGTATTTCCTGCATCGGCGACAGTATCATGTTTGGCAACGGCCTCCCCAGCCGGGAGCGCAACAATTTTCCCGCGCAACTGCAAAATATGCTGGGGAAAGGGTATGTGGTTACGATGGACGATGATCCCGGCAAACTGGCCGCACAACTGCAAAACATGTTGGGAAAAGGGTATGTGGTAAAGGTGGATAAGAATTCCCGCGTACCAGACATCGCCGTGATCTGCTTCGCGGACGAAAAACGGATAGACAGTGCGGTATTGGCCAGCAAGGCGAAACGCATCATCATCGCCCTGCCGCCTGTTCTCCCCGGCAGCGACCTGGAGGATCGGGAGCGGCGGATGTCGGCCATTCGCGCGCGGGCGGCGGAACGGATGTGCGAGATCGTGGACCTGGCGCCGGTTGTATCGGCGAAGTCCGAAAATTTCCAGGACCCGGCGCATCTTTCGTCGCTGGGCGCAACGGAGATCGCGCGACGGCTGTATGAAGCCGTGCAATTCCGCGCCGCAGCGCCATTCGATATCGTTCGTCGTTTGGGAGCACAAGCCGGCGTGTCGTTTTTCGGGTTCAGGACTTTCGATGTTTCGGGAGATAACAATCATATTACGGTTATAAGTCCGCATCAGCCGGCGAAAGGGCTCCCCTGGGCGCAGGTTTCCGGTGAAAAATCAGACAGTATCACCCTATTGGGATTGCTGGAACGGGGCGTCCATGTCGTGATCTCCGCCAATACCACACCCGAATCGCAATTGCAAAAGGCAGGACTGGCGACCCGACCCGCGATTGCATCCAACAACAGCTGGACATACGACGGGCAACCACTTGTGCAATTTAATGAGCGGCCGCTGCCGGCGATTTTGCGCGCCCTTGGGCTGCAACCCAATTTTGCGGCCATCGCGGCGCCGGGCAGTGAATACCGTTCGGGCGCAGGATGGTATCCGGGGAAAGATTGGTGGGCGCAACACGCGAACATCGACAGCCTGCTGCGCGCCCCCGGCCAGCTGGACATCGTTTTCCTGGGGAATTCCATTACACAGGGAACGGGCGGCCACCGGACTACCACCACATACAAACCCGGTTTTCCCGCATTCGATTCCGCGTTCGGGATGTACCGATGGGAATCTGCAGGCATCAGCGGCGACCGTACCCAAAACGTGCTTTGGCGCCTTCAAAACGGTGCGTACCGCGAAGCCGCGCCGCGGCTCATCGTGCTGACGATCGGCGTCAACAACTTCCCCGACAACGATCCCGAAGAAGTGGCCGCGGGCATCAAAGAGATCGTGAACTGGATCGGGAAGAACATGCCGAAAACCAAACTGTTGCTGCTCGGCCCGCTTCCTGCAGGGAACCGGCCCGGCGAAATGCGCCGCGTCAAATTCGAAAAAACGCAGACGATCATCCAGGGGCTCGCGGTGCGGGGGCGTTACCTCCCGCTCGCCGGGGCTTTCATTCTCCCCGATGGTTCGCTCGATCCGAAATTATACAGCGGAGACGGGATCCATTTGCAGACAGCGGGGTACCAGGCCTGGGCGAAGGCGCTGAAACCCGTAGTGGATGAGATGTTGCGGTGA
- a CDS encoding TonB-dependent receptor domain-containing protein, translating to MQLNYHAIFLSLFGTTLLTGLPRAFAQNVPSGPTVRAVIADSSSRQVLPYVTIGVVNEHGSPVAAAYSKENGTFSLQLPGSGHFRLVVSSVGHRPLHLPLNAAHGAPALPDTLWLATSSRQLGEVQVVARKQLIEQKPGMLVYNAGNDIGNKGGTAADVLRKAPALNVDPQGNVTMRGSGTLRILVDGKYSGQMARSAADALNMMPADIIQSVEIVTTPSAKYDAEGAAGVINIITIKNGKSFSGALEVTASNWEQAINPRVSLSRDKWNMSFHGHFHRLQDKSAAITERTSLKDGAPTQTLFQEKRQNNVMPHTSGELTVGFTPDSVSELSLNVNAWLGSWPDGSRQTTRIRLPNGTFADAYLQDARKKERFLGADISLGYNRKLKRPGQEFTAMAQVSPTGGNSSYASTQSAEDGKFRSREENFSKTRNTEYTLQADYSHPLSADGAFMLESGIKSIFRDANNNYDVWYADAPPPAALDFLADRSDKFSYSQTVLAGYVLMKMKFKHGWYAEAGARLEHTGMEGKMRGGKDAFSNTLLNFVPTATLSKKLTDEQTLSLSYAKRLTRPYIWDLNPNADASDPSNIVVGNPSLLPEIMHQGELSYGFTPSSGLFLNLAAFYKQTDQSIFDLTTTNDNGVATTQKQNLAGNRRYGMNFSSAFSITPKWNMNGNFNLNRLDYESRALFIVSKGWATDVNVNTMYKLPGNVSLQAFGEYSTRQVTFQGHRTPWFFYSFSAKKELKETKMTVTISAINPFNNTLSQTEVINTAAFRSSVLNRYYDQSLKLTLNWEFGSMFEQKARKKISNDDVREKGGE from the coding sequence ATGCAACTTAACTATCATGCAATATTCCTATCCCTGTTCGGCACAACCTTGCTGACGGGGCTTCCCCGCGCTTTCGCGCAAAATGTTCCCTCCGGCCCAACAGTGCGCGCGGTGATCGCAGACTCCTCGTCCCGGCAGGTACTGCCTTACGTAACGATCGGCGTGGTGAACGAACACGGCTCCCCCGTAGCCGCGGCGTATTCAAAAGAAAACGGCACTTTCAGCCTGCAGCTCCCGGGATCGGGGCACTTCCGCCTCGTGGTGTCTTCCGTAGGCCACCGCCCGCTCCACCTGCCCCTCAATGCCGCGCATGGCGCGCCTGCCCTGCCCGATACCCTCTGGCTCGCCACCAGCTCCCGCCAGCTGGGCGAAGTGCAGGTAGTGGCCCGGAAACAACTCATCGAACAGAAGCCGGGCATGCTCGTGTACAATGCCGGCAACGACATCGGCAACAAGGGCGGCACCGCGGCAGATGTGCTCCGCAAAGCCCCGGCCCTCAATGTAGACCCGCAGGGCAACGTCACCATGCGCGGCAGCGGCACCCTCCGGATTTTGGTAGACGGGAAATACTCCGGCCAGATGGCCCGTTCAGCCGCCGATGCGCTGAACATGATGCCGGCAGACATCATCCAGTCCGTCGAAATCGTCACCACCCCATCGGCCAAATACGATGCGGAAGGCGCCGCCGGTGTCATCAACATCATCACGATAAAAAACGGCAAAAGCTTCAGCGGCGCACTGGAAGTAACCGCCAGCAACTGGGAACAGGCCATCAATCCGCGCGTGTCTTTGTCGCGCGATAAATGGAACATGAGCTTCCACGGCCACTTCCACCGGCTGCAGGATAAATCGGCCGCCATCACCGAACGAACTTCGCTCAAAGACGGCGCGCCAACGCAAACCCTCTTCCAGGAAAAACGCCAGAACAACGTCATGCCCCACACATCGGGCGAACTGACCGTCGGGTTCACGCCGGATTCCGTCAGCGAGCTCAGCCTCAACGTAAACGCATGGCTGGGATCATGGCCCGACGGCAGCCGTCAAACCACCCGCATCCGCCTGCCGAATGGTACTTTCGCGGATGCCTATCTGCAGGACGCCCGTAAAAAAGAGCGTTTCCTAGGGGCAGACATTTCCCTCGGCTACAACCGCAAACTGAAACGCCCCGGACAGGAATTCACCGCCATGGCGCAGGTTTCCCCGACCGGCGGGAACTCGTCTTACGCCAGCACGCAATCTGCCGAAGACGGAAAATTCCGTTCCCGCGAGGAAAACTTCAGCAAGACCCGCAACACGGAATACACGCTGCAGGCGGATTACAGCCATCCGCTTTCCGCAGACGGCGCGTTCATGCTCGAAAGCGGCATCAAATCCATCTTCCGCGATGCCAATAATAATTACGACGTCTGGTACGCCGACGCACCGCCGCCCGCGGCGCTCGATTTCCTGGCCGACCGTTCCGATAAATTCAGCTATTCCCAAACCGTTCTGGCGGGATATGTGTTGATGAAAATGAAATTCAAACATGGATGGTACGCCGAAGCTGGCGCCCGCCTCGAGCATACCGGTATGGAAGGAAAAATGCGCGGCGGGAAAGACGCCTTCAGCAATACGCTCCTCAACTTCGTGCCTACCGCTACCCTTTCCAAAAAACTGACGGACGAGCAAACGCTCAGCCTGAGCTACGCCAAGCGCCTCACCCGTCCTTACATCTGGGACCTCAATCCCAACGCAGACGCCAGCGATCCCAGCAACATCGTGGTGGGCAACCCTTCGCTGCTGCCGGAGATCATGCACCAGGGAGAACTGTCGTACGGGTTTACGCCATCCTCCGGCCTCTTCCTCAACCTTGCTGCATTCTACAAACAAACCGATCAATCCATCTTCGACCTCACCACTACGAACGATAACGGCGTTGCTACCACGCAGAAGCAGAACCTGGCCGGCAACCGCCGCTACGGAATGAACTTCAGCAGCGCCTTTAGCATAACGCCCAAATGGAATATGAACGGGAACTTCAACCTCAACCGCCTCGATTACGAAAGCCGCGCGCTTTTCATCGTGAGCAAGGGTTGGGCTACGGACGTGAACGTGAACACGATGTACAAACTCCCCGGCAACGTGTCCCTACAGGCTTTCGGCGAATACTCCACCCGCCAGGTCACCTTCCAGGGCCACCGAACGCCGTGGTTCTTCTACAGCTTCTCCGCGAAAAAAGAATTGAAAGAAACGAAGATGACCGTTACCATTTCGGCCATCAATCCGTTCAATAACACCCTCAGCCAAACGGAAGTCATCAACACCGCGGCGTTCCGGTCCAGCGTGCTGAACAGGTATTACGACCAGTCGCTCAAGCTGACGCTCAACTGGGAATTCGGGTCGATGTTCGAACAGAAAGCGCGGAAAAAGATCAGTAACGACGATGTGCGGGAAAAGGGCGGAGAATAA
- a CDS encoding PepSY-associated TM helix domain-containing protein: MKSAFSKFNAWFHLWIGIVTGTIVFIVSITGAILVFEWELRDWAYPERRAEAPAGAKQLPPSVLIPAAEAAMPGMHVHGIQYHVPGHAAEVTFHSDSVVYVNPYTGKVNGIVHKHDFITWVEMGHVHLWLPHEVGTKIVLYSTLIFFFLLLTGLVLWWPKKWNRHNIKNAFSINWKAKIKRVNYDLHNVLGFYTLPVTIIMAYTGMYMGLGWVQKPSYWLASGGKAMPEYYQPPSDTTNTHVLPKWQVVDDVWRRSVNEYSAPKSAALLMGIPEDDEKDASIYVYTNMEGAYYQGHYFDQYTGAKLAGTGVDVMPYDDANLGDKLRRLNYSLHVGLIWGIPSKIIYFIGALIAASLPITGFIIWWGKKKKQKRKKPANRPQQAEA; the protein is encoded by the coding sequence ATGAAATCAGCATTTTCCAAATTCAACGCCTGGTTCCACCTGTGGATAGGTATCGTGACCGGCACCATCGTGTTCATCGTTTCCATTACCGGGGCCATCCTGGTATTTGAATGGGAGCTGCGCGACTGGGCCTATCCCGAACGGAGGGCCGAAGCGCCTGCCGGCGCGAAGCAACTGCCGCCATCGGTGCTGATCCCCGCTGCGGAGGCCGCCATGCCGGGGATGCACGTCCATGGCATCCAGTACCACGTGCCGGGGCACGCCGCCGAAGTAACGTTCCATTCCGATTCGGTGGTGTACGTCAATCCCTATACCGGTAAAGTGAATGGCATCGTGCACAAGCACGATTTTATCACCTGGGTGGAAATGGGCCACGTTCACCTCTGGCTGCCGCATGAAGTGGGAACGAAGATCGTGCTGTACAGTACGCTCATCTTTTTCTTCCTGTTGTTGACGGGCCTGGTGCTATGGTGGCCGAAGAAATGGAACCGCCACAACATCAAGAACGCCTTTTCCATCAACTGGAAAGCAAAAATCAAACGCGTCAATTACGATCTCCATAACGTGCTGGGTTTTTATACCCTTCCCGTTACGATCATCATGGCCTACACGGGCATGTACATGGGGCTCGGATGGGTGCAAAAGCCTTCGTACTGGCTCGCCTCCGGCGGAAAGGCCATGCCCGAATATTATCAGCCGCCGTCAGATACCACGAACACCCATGTGTTGCCCAAATGGCAGGTGGTAGACGATGTGTGGCGCCGGTCGGTGAACGAATACTCCGCGCCCAAAAGCGCCGCGTTGCTCATGGGCATCCCGGAAGACGATGAAAAGGACGCATCGATCTACGTTTACACCAATATGGAAGGCGCTTATTACCAGGGCCATTACTTCGATCAGTATACCGGCGCCAAACTGGCCGGTACCGGGGTGGATGTAATGCCTTACGACGATGCCAACCTCGGCGACAAGCTCCGCCGGCTGAATTATTCCCTGCATGTTGGCCTGATATGGGGCATCCCTTCCAAAATCATTTATTTCATTGGCGCGCTCATCGCCGCCAGTTTGCCCATCACGGGGTTTATCATCTGGTGGGGAAAGAAGAAGAAACAGAAACGAAAGAAACCCGCAAACCGGCCACAGCAGGCCGAAGCCTGA
- a CDS encoding TonB-dependent receptor: MFKLIRLFIIPIVCSCLALTARAQSTAAVTGQVKSPSGQPLSDAAVTIQGTHAGAYTKNDGRFRIPGLKPGKYTLIVNMLGFTRQELAIQLGNSDLQLDITLTEATQTREGVTVTGKGQSRQLKESGFAVNAIDTRRFANSSADMNTILNRTTGVKIRESGGTGSDFQFSINGLSGRAVRYFIDGIPLEVMGSAMTLNNIPVNLAERVEIYKGVLPVSLGADALGGAVNLVTNQNIKNYLDASYSFGSFNTHRAAVTGQVTGKTGIVGRVSAFLNYSDNDYKMKAIELFNDEKQEYELRDVRRFHDQYRSTMVQGEIGVVQKKWADVFFLGAGYSNTDREIQTGSNQNRVYGAALQNGDAFNATLRYKKNNLFTEGLDLNIFASHTQDKYLVTDTTGYRYFWDGSRVPLNAAEMSNVKVLTHVSRPRNYARANFSYTLSPEHSFNLNYTFDEMSNKTYNGLVSDKDDNPGKIAKHIVGFGYQQNLLNARWTNTFFGKFYGMQLTQAAILTGSGEYISGNDSKSFFGYGVASRYKIMPDFGVKASYEKAYRLPEVSEIFGNGYDQIANPLLKPESSHNVNLGAYYGTQRGNSRFYAEGGGFFRDAVDFIFPKTYQSNSQVIRYENTSKVRVTGGEAEVQYDYRDLFHLTLNATYQHSINNTKRGEGKDETEEASYRNKIPNQPWLFGNALASIGKNGLLGKGTRIQLNWDLQYVHWFYLTWEDFAVSNEKVPNQYIQNLGLTYSLQNGRYNITAECRNFTDQRAYDNWRLQKPGRSFFVKLRYFIH, from the coding sequence ATGTTCAAGCTTATCAGACTTTTCATTATCCCGATCGTATGTAGCTGCCTGGCGCTCACCGCCAGGGCGCAATCCACCGCCGCCGTCACCGGCCAGGTGAAGTCGCCCTCCGGCCAGCCGCTTTCCGATGCGGCGGTCACCATCCAGGGCACCCATGCCGGCGCCTACACGAAAAACGACGGGCGCTTCCGCATACCCGGACTGAAACCCGGCAAATACACCCTCATCGTGAACATGCTCGGCTTCACCCGCCAGGAGCTTGCCATCCAGCTCGGCAATTCCGACCTCCAGCTCGATATCACCCTCACCGAAGCCACCCAAACCCGCGAAGGCGTCACCGTTACCGGGAAAGGCCAGAGCCGCCAGCTCAAGGAAAGCGGGTTCGCAGTGAACGCCATCGATACCCGCCGCTTCGCCAACTCTTCCGCCGATATGAACACCATCCTCAACCGCACCACCGGCGTGAAAATCCGGGAGTCCGGCGGTACAGGGTCCGATTTCCAGTTTTCCATCAACGGCCTTTCCGGCCGCGCCGTCCGCTATTTCATCGACGGCATCCCCCTGGAAGTAATGGGCAGCGCCATGACGCTCAACAACATCCCCGTGAACCTCGCCGAAAGAGTGGAAATATATAAAGGCGTGCTGCCCGTTTCCCTCGGCGCAGACGCCCTCGGCGGCGCCGTCAACCTCGTCACCAACCAAAACATCAAAAATTACCTCGACGCCTCCTACAGCTTCGGTTCCTTCAACACCCACCGCGCCGCCGTTACCGGACAGGTAACCGGGAAAACAGGGATCGTGGGCCGGGTGAGCGCTTTCCTCAACTATTCCGACAACGATTACAAGATGAAAGCCATCGAACTGTTCAACGACGAAAAACAGGAATACGAACTGCGCGACGTCCGCCGATTCCACGACCAATACCGCTCCACCATGGTACAGGGCGAGATCGGCGTGGTGCAAAAGAAATGGGCCGACGTGTTTTTCCTCGGCGCCGGCTATTCCAATACCGACCGCGAAATCCAGACCGGCTCCAACCAGAACCGCGTGTACGGCGCCGCGCTCCAGAACGGCGACGCGTTCAACGCCACCCTGCGCTATAAAAAGAACAACCTCTTCACCGAAGGGCTCGACCTGAACATCTTCGCGTCGCACACGCAAGACAAATACCTGGTGACCGACACCACCGGCTACCGCTACTTCTGGGACGGCTCCCGCGTGCCGCTCAACGCAGCGGAAATGAGCAACGTCAAGGTACTGACGCATGTGAGCCGCCCCCGCAACTATGCCCGCGCCAATTTCAGCTACACCCTGAGCCCGGAGCATTCCTTCAACCTGAACTATACGTTCGATGAAATGTCGAACAAAACATACAACGGGCTGGTGAGCGATAAAGACGACAATCCCGGCAAGATCGCCAAGCACATCGTTGGCTTCGGTTACCAGCAAAACCTGCTGAACGCCCGGTGGACCAACACCTTCTTCGGCAAGTTCTACGGCATGCAGCTTACCCAAGCAGCCATCCTCACCGGCAGCGGCGAATACATTTCCGGCAACGATTCCAAAAGCTTTTTCGGTTACGGCGTGGCTTCGCGGTACAAGATCATGCCCGACTTCGGCGTGAAAGCATCCTACGAAAAAGCCTACCGCCTTCCTGAAGTAAGCGAAATATTCGGCAACGGGTACGATCAGATCGCCAATCCGCTGCTCAAACCCGAATCGAGCCACAACGTGAACCTCGGCGCCTATTACGGCACCCAGCGCGGCAACAGCCGCTTTTACGCGGAAGGCGGCGGATTCTTCCGCGATGCGGTGGATTTCATTTTCCCGAAAACCTACCAGTCCAACTCCCAGGTGATCCGCTACGAAAACACTTCCAAAGTGCGGGTGACCGGCGGGGAAGCGGAAGTGCAGTACGATTACCGCGATCTCTTCCATCTCACCCTCAACGCCACTTACCAGCATTCCATCAACAATACGAAACGCGGCGAAGGGAAAGACGAAACGGAAGAAGCGTCCTACCGCAACAAAATCCCGAACCAGCCCTGGCTCTTCGGCAACGCGCTGGCCAGTATCGGTAAAAACGGCCTGCTCGGCAAGGGAACACGCATCCAGCTGAATTGGGACCTGCAATACGTTCACTGGTTTTACCTGACCTGGGAAGACTTCGCCGTTTCCAACGAAAAAGTGCCGAACCAATATATCCAAAACCTCGGGCTCACGTACTCCCTGCAAAACGGGCGGTACAACATCACCGCGGAATGCCGCAACTTCACGGATCAGCGCGCGTACGACAACTGGCGCCTCCAGAAGCCCGGCCGTTCCTTCTTCGTGAAACTGCGCTACTTCATTCACTAA
- a CDS encoding DinB family protein yields the protein MTFIKRILAVLAIALGAGSFAQAQSTTEGIAKEWERAKAYTLEYLEAMPESGYSLKPTPEMRSFAEQMLHITDANYGLTAAALGVQSPVNFGESEKVADKSKANVIKLTMASYDWVIDNIRKTTVQPGEKIKLFDKFEMTRGAAMAKSFEHQTHHRGQTTVYLRLAGVTPPQEKLF from the coding sequence ATGACGTTCATTAAAAGAATCCTGGCCGTTCTCGCCATCGCCCTGGGCGCTGGCAGCTTCGCACAAGCGCAATCCACCACAGAAGGCATCGCCAAGGAATGGGAGCGGGCCAAAGCCTATACGCTCGAATACCTGGAAGCCATGCCCGAATCCGGCTACAGTCTCAAACCCACTCCCGAAATGCGCTCGTTCGCCGAACAGATGCTGCACATCACAGACGCCAATTACGGCCTCACAGCGGCCGCGCTGGGGGTGCAAAGTCCCGTGAATTTCGGGGAATCCGAAAAAGTGGCCGATAAATCGAAAGCCAACGTCATCAAGCTCACCATGGCGAGCTACGACTGGGTGATCGACAACATCCGCAAAACGACCGTGCAGCCGGGCGAGAAAATCAAACTGTTCGATAAATTCGAGATGACCCGCGGCGCCGCCATGGCCAAATCGTTCGAGCACCAGACGCACCACCGCGGCCAAACCACCGTTTACCTTCGCCTCGCCGGCGTGACGCCTCCGCAGGAGAAATTATTCTAA
- a CDS encoding GH92 family glycosyl hydrolase, which yields MKRNWLLICLAGIFSLPALDSYGQKGKFTQYVNTFLGTEPLNDSAIVGYRLPDGLRSWAGLTFPGSSLPNAMVQLSPMTEYGSGAGYEYEDSLILGFTHTNKGHWNLCHVPVLPFSGEAPGNGSRFSHKRESAAPGFYQVYLDDYKIDVRLTSTLRCGFHRYVYPLSTGRRILFDLARANNRVGDWQIEQSGSRALQGFQQTGERIYLYAVLNTPVAKLEKTEEGKRSGRAIAILENGKGPVEMKIGFSFVSIQNAKENLEKEIGERSFETVRAAANTSWEQLLSKVEVKGGTEKQRTLFYSSLYRSFLWPALRSDVNGDFTGADRQKANTGFRYYTEPSLWDTYRNKDVLLGLLSPDVALDVIKSMKDVGDKKGFIPTFFHGDHGASTIAGAYLRGIDGFDVKGTYDILLKNANLEPGARPHIKEYIEKGFISDPDIEKPHVETKAKAGVSKTLEYSYDDYSLAQLARALGDSANYRTLMQRSKNYRNMFDPSTRFMRGRLANGDWITPFDPQYPYYEYMYREANAWQVSFYAPHDMPGLIQLYGGAAGFESKLDSLFTVPWNPRHIARNVESMIGQYCHGNQPDHEAPFAYYFIGKPEKSQRIIDTILNHLYGIGEFGNALCGMDDAGEMSAWYVFCAAGLYTFSATDPAYLVTVPLFDEVKWKAANGKWLTLRKQGRSRSLKGVRVDGEPLDGWFVPHRLFRNGGEVLVETK from the coding sequence ATGAAAAGGAACTGGCTCCTGATTTGCCTTGCAGGCATATTTTCCCTGCCGGCGCTCGACAGCTACGGGCAAAAGGGAAAATTCACGCAATACGTCAACACTTTCCTGGGCACCGAGCCCCTGAACGATTCCGCCATCGTAGGCTACCGGCTGCCGGACGGCTTGCGCTCCTGGGCAGGGCTCACCTTTCCCGGCAGCTCGCTCCCCAATGCCATGGTACAACTGAGCCCCATGACCGAATACGGTTCCGGCGCGGGGTACGAGTACGAAGACTCCCTCATCCTGGGATTCACTCACACCAATAAAGGCCACTGGAACCTTTGCCATGTTCCCGTGTTACCCTTTTCCGGGGAAGCACCGGGCAATGGGTCGCGCTTCTCGCACAAACGAGAATCCGCAGCGCCAGGGTTTTACCAGGTATATCTCGATGACTATAAAATAGATGTGCGCCTCACTTCCACCCTGCGCTGCGGGTTCCACCGGTATGTATACCCGCTTTCCACCGGCCGCCGCATCCTCTTCGATCTGGCCCGGGCCAATAACCGGGTGGGCGACTGGCAGATAGAACAGTCGGGCAGCCGCGCGCTGCAAGGTTTCCAGCAAACCGGCGAACGAATCTATCTTTACGCCGTGCTCAATACGCCGGTGGCGAAACTGGAGAAAACCGAAGAAGGGAAACGCAGCGGTCGCGCCATTGCAATATTGGAAAATGGGAAAGGCCCGGTGGAAATGAAGATCGGTTTCTCTTTCGTAAGCATTCAAAACGCAAAAGAAAATCTGGAAAAAGAGATCGGGGAACGATCGTTCGAAACGGTTCGCGCCGCCGCGAACACATCGTGGGAACAGCTGCTGTCGAAAGTGGAAGTGAAAGGCGGGACGGAAAAACAGCGGACGTTGTTCTACTCCAGTCTTTACCGCTCCTTCCTCTGGCCCGCGCTGCGCAGCGATGTGAACGGCGATTTCACGGGGGCCGACCGGCAGAAGGCGAATACCGGTTTCCGGTATTACACCGAACCGTCGCTCTGGGATACGTACCGGAACAAAGATGTGCTGCTGGGGCTGTTATCGCCCGATGTGGCGCTGGATGTGATCAAGTCGATGAAAGACGTCGGTGATAAAAAAGGCTTCATCCCCACGTTCTTCCACGGCGACCATGGCGCGTCTACCATCGCCGGGGCGTACCTCCGCGGGATCGACGGGTTCGATGTGAAGGGAACGTACGACATCCTCCTGAAAAACGCGAACCTGGAGCCCGGCGCGCGGCCGCATATTAAGGAATACATCGAAAAAGGGTTTATTTCCGATCCCGATATCGAAAAACCGCATGTGGAAACCAAAGCCAAAGCAGGTGTTTCCAAAACACTGGAATATTCGTACGACGATTATTCCCTTGCCCAGCTGGCCCGCGCGCTCGGCGATTCCGCCAACTACCGCACGCTCATGCAACGTTCGAAGAACTACCGCAACATGTTCGACCCTTCGACCCGGTTCATGCGCGGTCGACTGGCGAACGGCGACTGGATCACGCCTTTCGATCCGCAATATCCTTATTACGAATACATGTACCGCGAGGCGAACGCCTGGCAGGTATCGTTTTACGCACCGCACGACATGCCCGGCCTCATTCAGTTGTACGGCGGCGCGGCGGGTTTCGAATCGAAGCTGGACTCGCTGTTCACCGTGCCCTGGAACCCGCGCCACATCGCGCGGAACGTGGAATCGATGATCGGGCAGTACTGTCATGGCAACCAGCCCGACCATGAAGCGCCATTCGCTTATTATTTCATCGGCAAGCCGGAGAAATCGCAACGGATCATCGATACCATTCTCAATCACCTGTACGGCATCGGTGAATTCGGGAACGCGCTCTGCGGGATGGACGATGCCGGTGAAATGTCTGCTTGGTATGTGTTCTGCGCGGCGGGTCTGTATACTTTTTCCGCAACGGACCCAGCGTATCTCGTAACCGTTCCGCTGTTCGATGAAGTAAAATGGAAGGCGGCCAACGGCAAATGGCTGACGTTGCGCAAACAGGGCCGCAGCCGCAGCCTGAAAGGCGTTCGGGTGGATGGGGAACCGCTGGACGGGTGGTTTGTGCCGCACCGTTTGTTCAGGAACGGCGGGGAGGTTTTGGTGGAAACGAAGTAA
- a CDS encoding GNAT family N-acetyltransferase encodes MQTNFTYLIAATPQQYEAARAIFRAYARSLDFDLQFQGFEKELEDIDQQYGPPEGALILAYSNSEVIGCVAVRKLSGTESELKRMYVLPGFRGMKLGETLLLRALQAAKDLGYQKLRLDTLPDMTSAIKLYEAHGFKRIAPYRFNPMQGAIYMEAEL; translated from the coding sequence ATGCAAACGAACTTCACTTACCTCATCGCCGCCACGCCGCAGCAATACGAAGCTGCCCGCGCCATCTTCCGCGCCTACGCCCGTTCGCTGGATTTCGATCTGCAATTCCAGGGGTTCGAAAAAGAACTGGAAGACATCGATCAGCAGTACGGCCCTCCGGAAGGCGCGCTCATCCTTGCTTACAGCAATTCCGAAGTAATCGGCTGCGTAGCCGTCCGCAAATTATCCGGCACGGAATCCGAACTGAAGAGAATGTACGTGCTCCCGGGGTTCCGCGGTATGAAACTCGGCGAAACCCTTCTCCTCCGTGCCCTTCAGGCCGCCAAAGACCTCGGCTACCAAAAGCTTCGGCTGGATACCCTGCCTGATATGACCTCCGCCATCAAACTCTACGAAGCCCATGGCTTCAAAAGGATCGCGCCTTACCGGTTCAATCCCATGCAAGGCGCGATCTATATGGAAGCGGAGTTGTGA